A window from Chrysemys picta bellii isolate R12L10 chromosome 2, ASM1138683v2, whole genome shotgun sequence encodes these proteins:
- the ANKRD29 gene encoding ankyrin repeat domain-containing protein 29 isoform X2, translating into MCKMSFKLGTTALMVASHYGHIECVRELVLQGADINLQRESGTTALFFAAQQGHNDVVRFLFEFGASTEFRTKDGGTALLAACQYGHTRVVETLLKHGANIHDQLCDGATALFLAAQGGYLDVIRLLLSSGAKVNQPRQDGTAPLWIASQMGHSEIVRVMLLRGADRDATRNDGTTALLKAANKGYHDVIEELLKFSPALGLLKNGTSALHAAVLGGNIKAVALLLEAGADPSLKNKANELPAELTQNERILRLLRAKEKHRKS; encoded by the exons CTTGGCACAACAGCTCTGATGGTAGCTTCTCACTATGGTCACATAGAATGTGTGCGGGAATTGGTGTTACAAGGAGCAGATATCAATCTGCAGAGAGAG tCAGGCACAACTGCTCTGTTCTTTGCTGCACAACAAGGCCACAATGATGTTGTGAGGTTTCTCTTTGAATTTGGCGCCTCTACTGAATTTAGAACTAAA GATGGCGGTACCGCTCTGTTAGCAGCATGTCAGTATGGCCACACACGAGTGGTGGAAACTCTATTGAAGCATGGTGCCAACATACATGATCAACTTTGT GATGGAGCTACTGCACTTTTTCTGGCTGCCCAAGGAGGTTATCTGGATGTCATCAGATTATTGTTATCTTCAGGAGCAAAGGTCAACCAGCCAAGGCAG GACGGGACAGCTCCTTTGTGGATAGCATCTCAGATGGGTCACAGCGAGATAGTGAGGGTAATGCTGCTCCGGGGAGCTGATCGAGATGCCACACGGAAC GATGGTACCACCGCTTTACTTAAAGCTGCTAACAAAGGGTATCATGACGTTATAGAGGAATTACTCAAATTCTCTCCTGCACTTGGCCTGTTGAAG AATGGGACTTCTGCTCTCCATGCGGCCGTGCTGGGTGGCAACATTAAAGCAGTAGCACTACTTTTGGAAGCAGGAGCAGATCCTTCTCTTAAGAACAAG GCAAATGAACTGCCAGCAGAACTAACACAAAATGAACGCATCCTCCGGCTCCTCCGAGCAAAAGAAAAGCACAGGAAAAGCTAA
- the ANKRD29 gene encoding ankyrin repeat domain-containing protein 29 isoform X3: MVASHYGHIECVRELVLQGADINLQRESGTTALFFAAQQGHNDVVRFLFEFGASTEFRTKDGGTALLAACQYGHTRVVETLLKHGANIHDQLCDGATALFLAAQGGYLDVIRLLLSSGAKVNQPRQDGTAPLWIASQMGHSEIVRVMLLRGADRDATRNDGTTALLKAANKGYHDVIEELLKFSPALGLLKNGTSALHAAVLGGNIKAVALLLEAGADPSLKNKANELPAELTQNERILRLLRAKEKHRKS; encoded by the exons ATGGTAGCTTCTCACTATGGTCACATAGAATGTGTGCGGGAATTGGTGTTACAAGGAGCAGATATCAATCTGCAGAGAGAG tCAGGCACAACTGCTCTGTTCTTTGCTGCACAACAAGGCCACAATGATGTTGTGAGGTTTCTCTTTGAATTTGGCGCCTCTACTGAATTTAGAACTAAA GATGGCGGTACCGCTCTGTTAGCAGCATGTCAGTATGGCCACACACGAGTGGTGGAAACTCTATTGAAGCATGGTGCCAACATACATGATCAACTTTGT GATGGAGCTACTGCACTTTTTCTGGCTGCCCAAGGAGGTTATCTGGATGTCATCAGATTATTGTTATCTTCAGGAGCAAAGGTCAACCAGCCAAGGCAG GACGGGACAGCTCCTTTGTGGATAGCATCTCAGATGGGTCACAGCGAGATAGTGAGGGTAATGCTGCTCCGGGGAGCTGATCGAGATGCCACACGGAAC GATGGTACCACCGCTTTACTTAAAGCTGCTAACAAAGGGTATCATGACGTTATAGAGGAATTACTCAAATTCTCTCCTGCACTTGGCCTGTTGAAG AATGGGACTTCTGCTCTCCATGCGGCCGTGCTGGGTGGCAACATTAAAGCAGTAGCACTACTTTTGGAAGCAGGAGCAGATCCTTCTCTTAAGAACAAG GCAAATGAACTGCCAGCAGAACTAACACAAAATGAACGCATCCTCCGGCTCCTCCGAGCAAAAGAAAAGCACAGGAAAAGCTAA
- the ANKRD29 gene encoding ankyrin repeat domain-containing protein 29 isoform X1 — protein sequence MCKMSFKRETPLANAAFWAARKGNLALLQLLLNSGRVDVDCRDSLGTTALMVASHYGHIECVRELVLQGADINLQRESGTTALFFAAQQGHNDVVRFLFEFGASTEFRTKDGGTALLAACQYGHTRVVETLLKHGANIHDQLCDGATALFLAAQGGYLDVIRLLLSSGAKVNQPRQDGTAPLWIASQMGHSEIVRVMLLRGADRDATRNDGTTALLKAANKGYHDVIEELLKFSPALGLLKNGTSALHAAVLGGNIKAVALLLEAGADPSLKNKANELPAELTQNERILRLLRAKEKHRKS from the exons AGGGAAACACCGCTCGCAAATGCTGCATTCTGGGCTGCAAGGAAAGGAAACCTGGCTCTTCTTCAGCTGTTGTTGAACAGTGGGCGAGTAGATGTGGACTGCAGAGACAGC CTTGGCACAACAGCTCTGATGGTAGCTTCTCACTATGGTCACATAGAATGTGTGCGGGAATTGGTGTTACAAGGAGCAGATATCAATCTGCAGAGAGAG tCAGGCACAACTGCTCTGTTCTTTGCTGCACAACAAGGCCACAATGATGTTGTGAGGTTTCTCTTTGAATTTGGCGCCTCTACTGAATTTAGAACTAAA GATGGCGGTACCGCTCTGTTAGCAGCATGTCAGTATGGCCACACACGAGTGGTGGAAACTCTATTGAAGCATGGTGCCAACATACATGATCAACTTTGT GATGGAGCTACTGCACTTTTTCTGGCTGCCCAAGGAGGTTATCTGGATGTCATCAGATTATTGTTATCTTCAGGAGCAAAGGTCAACCAGCCAAGGCAG GACGGGACAGCTCCTTTGTGGATAGCATCTCAGATGGGTCACAGCGAGATAGTGAGGGTAATGCTGCTCCGGGGAGCTGATCGAGATGCCACACGGAAC GATGGTACCACCGCTTTACTTAAAGCTGCTAACAAAGGGTATCATGACGTTATAGAGGAATTACTCAAATTCTCTCCTGCACTTGGCCTGTTGAAG AATGGGACTTCTGCTCTCCATGCGGCCGTGCTGGGTGGCAACATTAAAGCAGTAGCACTACTTTTGGAAGCAGGAGCAGATCCTTCTCTTAAGAACAAG GCAAATGAACTGCCAGCAGAACTAACACAAAATGAACGCATCCTCCGGCTCCTCCGAGCAAAAGAAAAGCACAGGAAAAGCTAA